From Treponema rectale, one genomic window encodes:
- a CDS encoding substrate-binding domain-containing protein — translation MAASAFTGCSKGGSLNKDKPLVFFNRQPSDPTSNKIDMTAMNWNDKTYYVGFDAAGGGAVQGKLITDYLASADPAKIDRNGDGKIGYVLCMGDAGHNDSKARTRGIREALQTWAGSYDSGNTKIGSVKVGNKTLKVVELEGKFMTGTDGSTWNANAATDAMGKWADMPELDMVISNNDGMAMGCLQASNYPAGLPIFGYDANADAIEAIGQGRLTGTVSQNTDAQATATLQVIRNLLDGEKGEAAYRKGIFEADRYGNKISAELTYEADTKAVKALNVAVNKDNWEQFKEGKRDPGIKQTNAEKKKVLLTIYNSADNFLSSSYLPALRYYAPLLNLDVTYVQGDGQNEASCLDKFTNLNNFDAYAINMVKTNSASDYTDKLKY, via the coding sequence ATGGCAGCCTCAGCATTCACAGGATGTTCTAAAGGCGGATCTCTCAACAAAGACAAACCTTTGGTATTCTTTAACAGACAGCCTTCAGATCCTACCAGCAATAAAATCGACATGACAGCAATGAACTGGAACGACAAGACTTACTACGTAGGTTTTGATGCTGCCGGCGGCGGTGCAGTTCAGGGAAAACTCATTACAGACTACCTTGCAAGCGCTGATCCTGCAAAAATCGACCGCAACGGAGACGGAAAAATCGGTTACGTACTCTGCATGGGTGACGCAGGCCACAACGACTCAAAGGCTCGTACAAGAGGTATTCGTGAAGCTCTCCAGACATGGGCAGGTTCATATGATTCAGGAAACACAAAAATCGGTAGCGTAAAAGTAGGAAACAAGACCCTCAAAGTAGTTGAACTTGAAGGAAAATTCATGACTGGAACAGACGGTTCTACATGGAATGCAAACGCTGCTACAGACGCTATGGGTAAATGGGCTGACATGCCGGAACTCGATATGGTTATCTCAAATAACGACGGTATGGCTATGGGATGTCTCCAGGCTTCAAACTATCCTGCAGGACTTCCAATTTTCGGTTATGATGCAAATGCAGACGCAATCGAAGCTATCGGACAGGGACGCCTTACTGGTACAGTATCACAGAACACAGACGCTCAGGCTACAGCAACACTTCAGGTTATCCGCAACCTTCTTGACGGAGAAAAGGGAGAAGCTGCTTACAGAAAAGGTATCTTCGAAGCTGACCGCTATGGAAACAAAATCTCTGCAGAACTCACATACGAAGCTGATACAAAAGCTGTAAAAGCTCTTAACGTTGCTGTAAACAAGGACAACTGGGAACAGTTTAAGGAAGGAAAACGTGACCCTGGAATCAAACAGACAAATGCAGAAAAGAAGAAGGTTCTCCTTACAATCTACAACTCTGCTGACAACTTCCTTTCTTCTTCATACCTCCCGGCTCTCAGATACTACGCTCCACTCCTTAACCTTGACGTAACATACGTACAGGGTGACGGACAGAACGAAGCTTCATGTCTCGACAAGTTTACAAACCTCAACAACTTCGATGCTTACGCAATCAACATGGTTAAGACAAACTCTGCATCTGACTATACAGACAAGCTTAAGTACTAA
- a CDS encoding sodium:solute symporter family protein, protein MFIKIALLLVFFAVFIFVGIKCRSVSRNVSGYVLGGRTVGPWLTAFAYGTSYFSAVIFVGYAGQFGWTFGIASTWIGLGNAFIGSFMAWAVLGRRTRIMTQHLNSRTMSDFFGKRYGSSALKTASSAITFLFLIPYTASLFNGLSRLFRMAFSVDYAVCVIVMALLTAVYVIVGGYMATAVNDFIQGIVMLAGIVAVILAVLSRNGGFMASLTAMSEIQSETVSMKGAFVSFFGPDPLYLLVVVLLTSLGTWGLPQMVGKFYAIKNEESIKIGTVISTFFAVVVAGGCYFLGGFGRLFAEPASVLSQGYDSIVPSMLSGLGDVLIAVVLILVLSASMSTLSSLVLTSSSTLTLDFINSFRKKPSSEKKDMLTMRFFVAVFIAVSAIIAIVQAKSSVTFIAQLMGISWGALSGAFLAPFMYGLYWKKASKASVAVSFSFSVVVMLCQLCISLKLFSAGNGIAGFIFKNSLYSGVFCMLSGLVIVPFVSLFTRKTVPEGTDEMFSCYDAKVLVPVKDVLTDSAE, encoded by the coding sequence ATGTTTATTAAAATCGCTCTCCTTTTAGTGTTTTTCGCTGTGTTTATTTTTGTAGGCATAAAATGCCGGTCTGTCAGCAGGAATGTATCAGGATATGTTCTTGGCGGACGTACTGTTGGTCCGTGGCTTACGGCCTTTGCCTATGGAACTTCTTACTTCTCTGCGGTTATATTCGTAGGCTACGCAGGACAGTTCGGATGGACTTTCGGTATTGCTTCCACCTGGATAGGTCTGGGAAATGCCTTTATAGGTTCCTTTATGGCATGGGCTGTTCTGGGACGCCGTACCCGTATCATGACCCAGCATCTTAATTCAAGGACGATGAGTGACTTTTTTGGAAAAAGATACGGTTCGTCTGCCCTTAAGACTGCTTCTTCTGCCATAACTTTTCTGTTTCTGATTCCGTATACGGCTTCTCTTTTCAACGGACTTTCCCGTCTGTTCCGCATGGCGTTCAGCGTTGACTATGCAGTCTGCGTAATCGTCATGGCACTTCTTACGGCTGTTTACGTAATAGTCGGCGGCTATATGGCTACTGCAGTAAATGATTTTATTCAGGGTATCGTAATGCTTGCCGGAATTGTTGCTGTAATCCTTGCAGTTCTTTCAAGAAACGGCGGATTTATGGCAAGCCTTACGGCAATGTCTGAGATTCAGTCAGAAACCGTATCGATGAAGGGGGCTTTCGTTTCTTTCTTTGGTCCTGATCCTCTTTATCTGCTTGTGGTCGTACTGCTTACTTCTCTTGGAACCTGGGGACTTCCTCAGATGGTCGGAAAATTCTATGCAATCAAGAATGAGGAATCTATAAAAATCGGTACCGTAATTTCTACTTTTTTTGCTGTCGTCGTTGCAGGAGGCTGTTACTTCCTCGGAGGTTTCGGGCGTCTTTTTGCCGAGCCGGCTTCCGTTCTGTCCCAGGGATATGATTCAATCGTTCCATCCATGCTTTCCGGTCTCGGAGATGTACTTATTGCCGTGGTTCTTATCCTTGTGCTTTCGGCTTCCATGAGTACCCTTTCTTCCCTTGTACTGACTTCCAGTTCCACCCTTACGCTGGATTTCATTAATTCCTTTAGAAAGAAACCGTCTTCAGAAAAAAAAGACATGCTGACCATGCGTTTCTTTGTTGCCGTATTCATTGCTGTTTCTGCAATAATTGCAATTGTTCAGGCTAAGAGTAGCGTTACCTTCATTGCCCAGCTTATGGGAATTTCCTGGGGTGCACTTTCGGGAGCTTTTCTTGCTCCGTTTATGTATGGACTTTACTGGAAGAAGGCTTCTAAAGCTTCTGTTGCAGTATCCTTTTCATTTTCAGTGGTAGTAATGCTTTGTCAGCTCTGTATTTCTCTGAAGCTTTTCTCTGCCGGAAACGGAATTGCAGGCTTTATATTTAAGAATTCTCTTTATTCCGGTGTGTTCTGCATGCTTTCAGGACTTGTAATTGTTCCTTTTGTAAGTCTTTTTACCAGAAAGACTGTGCCTGAGGGGACGGATGAAATGTTCAGCTGCTATGATGCAAAAGTTCTTGTTCCTGTAAAGGATGTTCTTACGGATTCTGCTGAATGA
- a CDS encoding Asp-tRNA(Asn)/Glu-tRNA(Gln) amidotransferase subunit GatC, producing the protein MSETKSVNEDTLEALLYLSRLSPESTNMEILKKQVDEIVGYFDILSKYDDSENPYDAYPTTEADRLREDEVVPGLEMHDVKNINKGNFVDGYFQVPKVLGEGA; encoded by the coding sequence ATGAGTGAAACAAAATCAGTTAATGAAGATACGCTTGAAGCTTTGCTGTATCTTTCCCGTCTTTCTCCGGAAAGTACGAATATGGAAATCCTTAAAAAACAGGTAGACGAAATCGTCGGATATTTTGACATTCTTTCCAAATACGATGATTCTGAAAATCCTTATGACGCATATCCTACTACAGAGGCTGACCGTCTTCGTGAAGATGAAGTTGTTCCGGGCCTTGAAATGCATGATGTAAAGAATATCAACAAGGGAAATTTTGTTGACGGATATTTCCAGGTTCCTAAAGTTTTGGGTGAGGGTGCGTGA
- the gatA gene encoding Asp-tRNA(Asn)/Glu-tRNA(Gln) amidotransferase subunit GatA yields the protein MYYTIKETVEALKKGEVTSAQLVKNSVETFEADKAGERPLNAFLEMYEDALSKAEAADKEIEEARASGTVDALYEKKPLLGVPFANKDNISCRGNRLTCGSKLLDGYVAPYSATVISRLENAGAVPLGRCNQDEFAMGSSTEYSSYGATRNPINRDYVSGGSSGGSAAAVAANQALFSLGTETGGSVRLPASYCGLYGLKPTYGVLSRWGVVAYGSSLDQVGIMGHTPEDIALPLSAMCGADMYDDTSADLPGSDSLRTLKPYGDFSSLKIAIPKQFLETKGLDPDVGAVFDSTKKWFEEKGAVIEVVDLPVLEASIASYYVIALSEAASNLSRFDGIRYGRRVDNGNGYDELYKDTRSEGFGPEVKRRIIIGNYVLSEQFSGSTYKKGMSVRARIQKEVAALYEKYDLILCPTCPTPAFKLGQKVDDPLEMYLSDMYTVFVNLARIPSINVPAGRAAGTDGMPVGMQFAGPMFSEAKLLQLALAWENDHKGCGVPVKE from the coding sequence ATGTATTATACAATAAAAGAAACTGTCGAAGCTCTTAAAAAGGGTGAAGTTACCAGTGCTCAGTTAGTAAAGAATTCAGTGGAGACTTTTGAGGCAGACAAGGCTGGTGAACGTCCCCTTAATGCATTTCTTGAAATGTATGAAGATGCCCTTTCCAAGGCAGAGGCCGCTGATAAAGAAATTGAAGAGGCCCGCGCTTCCGGAACTGTTGATGCTCTTTATGAAAAAAAGCCTCTTTTAGGTGTTCCTTTTGCAAATAAAGATAATATCAGCTGCAGGGGTAACAGGCTTACCTGCGGTTCAAAACTTCTTGACGGATATGTGGCTCCATACAGTGCTACGGTTATTTCCCGCCTGGAAAATGCAGGTGCAGTACCTCTCGGACGCTGTAATCAGGATGAATTTGCAATGGGTTCCTCAACGGAATATTCTTCCTACGGTGCAACCCGCAATCCTATAAACCGTGACTATGTATCAGGCGGTTCTTCCGGCGGGTCGGCTGCTGCAGTTGCCGCAAACCAGGCGCTTTTTTCTCTGGGAACGGAAACTGGCGGTTCTGTACGTCTTCCTGCAAGTTACTGCGGACTTTACGGACTGAAACCGACATACGGCGTTCTCAGCCGCTGGGGAGTAGTTGCATACGGTTCTTCCCTTGACCAGGTGGGTATCATGGGACATACTCCGGAAGATATTGCCCTTCCGTTAAGTGCTATGTGCGGTGCAGATATGTACGACGATACCAGTGCAGACCTTCCCGGATCAGATTCACTCAGAACCCTTAAGCCTTACGGTGATTTTTCTTCACTTAAGATTGCAATTCCAAAGCAGTTCCTTGAAACTAAGGGACTTGATCCTGATGTAGGTGCTGTATTTGATTCAACAAAAAAATGGTTTGAAGAAAAGGGTGCCGTTATTGAAGTTGTGGACCTTCCTGTCCTTGAAGCTTCCATTGCAAGTTATTATGTAATTGCCCTTTCAGAAGCTGCCTCTAATTTAAGCCGTTTTGACGGAATCCGTTACGGCCGCAGGGTAGACAATGGTAACGGTTATGATGAACTTTACAAGGATACCCGCAGTGAGGGCTTTGGTCCTGAAGTAAAGCGCCGCATTATAATAGGAAACTATGTTCTGTCAGAACAGTTCTCCGGATCTACCTATAAAAAAGGTATGAGCGTACGTGCCCGCATTCAGAAAGAAGTTGCAGCCTTGTATGAAAAGTATGATCTTATTCTCTGTCCTACATGTCCGACACCGGCATTTAAGCTTGGCCAGAAAGTAGATGATCCTCTTGAAATGTACCTTAGTGACATGTATACGGTTTTTGTAAACCTTGCCCGTATTCCTTCAATTAATGTTCCTGCAGGACGTGCAGCCGGAACAGACGGTATGCCTGTGGGAATGCAGTTTGCCGGGCCTATGTTCAGTGAGGCAAAACTTTTACAGCTTGCCCTTGCCTGGGAAAATGATCACAAAGGCTGCGGTGTACCGGTTAAGGAGTAA
- the gatB gene encoding Asp-tRNA(Asn)/Glu-tRNA(Gln) amidotransferase subunit GatB: protein MAIDKYEIVIGCEIHTQLLTKTKAFCACENRYGGMPNTRVCPVCLGLPGAMPRISKGYVELGAVAGHALNCNIARFTKFDRKHYFYPDLTKGYQITQYDIPLCTDGHVDLPMHKLPKEQQFGGEKCRPKNFVGDDCIIENGKYRRVRVERIHLEEDVGKSLHLQGTHSYIDYNRSGTPLIEIVTKPDMTSPEEAALFMETVQEILRYVKVTNGNLEEGNMRCDANINLNVWEDGKLYHTPISEIKNLNSFQKIKDACSYEAQRQLKEFQEDRQPFNPGFKVTMGWDDDKKCTVVQRTKNSFVDYRFVVEPDIKPFSVSEELISRALEKVGELPEAKRTRLKKEYGLSDFDVETLTQTRDLAVWFEEAAKNAKDVKKVANWILAELLAVLNEKKETINDVTITPAHITELVNAIADKKISNAQGKTVFAKMLETNKMPSVIIKEEGMETVSDAGAIESIVDKVIADNPKAVSDYKGGKTNVVGWLMGQVMKASGGKVNPKAATELVAKKLASM, encoded by the coding sequence ATGGCTATCGATAAATATGAAATAGTAATCGGCTGTGAAATTCATACACAGCTTTTAACAAAAACAAAGGCATTCTGTGCCTGTGAAAACCGCTACGGCGGAATGCCTAATACCCGTGTCTGTCCTGTCTGCCTTGGTCTTCCGGGAGCTATGCCGCGTATCAGCAAAGGTTATGTTGAACTGGGAGCAGTTGCCGGACATGCTTTGAACTGTAACATTGCACGCTTTACTAAATTTGACCGCAAGCACTATTTTTATCCTGACCTTACTAAGGGATATCAGATTACTCAGTATGATATTCCTCTCTGTACTGACGGTCACGTTGACCTTCCTATGCATAAACTTCCTAAGGAACAGCAGTTTGGCGGAGAAAAGTGCAGGCCTAAGAATTTTGTCGGAGATGACTGCATTATAGAAAACGGAAAATACCGTCGTGTTCGTGTAGAACGCATTCACCTTGAGGAAGACGTAGGTAAATCACTTCACCTTCAGGGTACTCATTCTTACATTGACTATAATCGTTCCGGAACTCCTCTTATAGAAATCGTTACAAAACCGGATATGACTTCTCCTGAAGAAGCAGCTCTTTTTATGGAGACGGTTCAGGAAATCCTCCGTTATGTAAAAGTAACAAACGGAAACCTTGAAGAAGGAAACATGCGCTGTGATGCAAACATCAACCTGAATGTCTGGGAAGATGGAAAACTCTATCATACGCCTATTTCAGAAATAAAGAACCTTAACTCCTTCCAGAAAATTAAGGACGCCTGTTCCTATGAAGCTCAGCGTCAGCTTAAAGAGTTTCAGGAAGACCGTCAGCCGTTTAATCCTGGATTTAAGGTTACTATGGGTTGGGATGATGATAAAAAGTGTACTGTCGTTCAGCGTACGAAGAACTCTTTTGTAGATTACCGCTTTGTTGTTGAACCGGACATCAAGCCGTTCAGCGTAAGTGAGGAACTTATCAGCCGTGCCCTTGAAAAGGTTGGAGAACTTCCGGAGGCAAAACGTACGCGTCTGAAGAAGGAATACGGCCTCAGTGATTTTGATGTGGAAACTCTTACTCAGACCCGTGATCTGGCTGTATGGTTTGAAGAGGCTGCAAAGAATGCAAAGGATGTTAAGAAAGTTGCAAACTGGATTCTTGCAGAACTTCTTGCTGTTCTTAATGAAAAGAAAGAGACTATAAATGACGTTACGATAACACCGGCTCATATTACGGAACTGGTAAATGCCATTGCAGATAAAAAGATTTCCAATGCGCAGGGAAAAACTGTATTTGCAAAGATGCTTGAAACCAACAAAATGCCTTCCGTAATCATTAAGGAAGAAGGCATGGAAACCGTAAGTGATGCAGGTGCAATTGAAAGTATTGTAGATAAGGTTATTGCTGATAATCCGAAAGCAGTATCTGACTATAAGGGCGGAAAAACGAATGTAGTAGGCTGGCTTATGGGACAGGTAATGAAAGCTTCCGGTGGAAAAGTAAATCCTAAGGCTGCTACGGAACTTGTTGCAAAGAAGCTTGCTTCCATGTAA
- a CDS encoding SH3 domain-containing protein yields MMKKKHLLFLFLMSFACSVFSYDVYDFYDYEESEYVDDYGFSEDMDFGSVISREENSGKNLSDEESAADDEETVSEWEQPSLEDYYGRDFSSVQQYYRARVTEQKVNVRKQPSTSSEKVKVVYKDDVVFVRGFDDERQNVDGPGYWVMISDSERGDLSGWIYSKYLDIDHNLYSGRFSYIRTEKHESGFESLVLKLSRCYENAVYVDVVLKRNEGQDFCTFTWGPANPQFKYYDPVGTFVLNEESGIIKHVSYNGGNYDSLWSCFTDDMEFMIQDAGKSSTARALNVYETSSGQLIFSGNYYKDIFLEEDSIVVAEIYNSWNIGNGYISKESIKKAEEFKESLSAENLKKGEILVLYRLNLKTTKMEYIRCVLSVKQKAAF; encoded by the coding sequence ATGATGAAAAAAAAACATCTGCTTTTTCTTTTTCTCATGTCATTTGCATGTTCAGTTTTTTCATATGATGTCTATGATTTTTATGATTATGAAGAATCTGAATATGTAGATGATTATGGTTTTTCCGAAGATATGGACTTCGGCTCTGTAATTTCGCGGGAAGAGAATTCCGGTAAAAATCTTTCTGATGAAGAGTCAGCTGCTGATGACGAAGAAACTGTTTCTGAATGGGAACAGCCTTCTTTAGAGGATTATTATGGTAGAGATTTTTCATCTGTTCAGCAGTATTATCGTGCCAGAGTCACGGAGCAGAAGGTTAATGTAAGAAAGCAGCCGTCAACTTCATCAGAAAAGGTAAAGGTAGTTTATAAAGATGACGTTGTTTTTGTCCGGGGCTTTGATGATGAGCGTCAGAATGTAGACGGTCCCGGTTACTGGGTCATGATAAGTGATTCAGAAAGAGGTGATCTTTCCGGCTGGATTTATTCAAAATATCTTGATATTGATCATAACCTTTATTCCGGCAGGTTTTCTTATATCCGCACGGAGAAACACGAGTCAGGTTTTGAGAGCCTGGTGCTGAAACTTTCGCGCTGTTATGAAAATGCCGTGTATGTAGATGTTGTATTAAAGCGTAATGAAGGACAGGATTTCTGTACTTTTACCTGGGGTCCTGCAAATCCGCAGTTTAAATATTATGATCCTGTCGGTACTTTTGTATTGAATGAAGAATCAGGAATTATAAAACATGTTTCCTATAACGGAGGCAATTACGATTCCTTGTGGTCCTGTTTTACTGATGATATGGAATTTATGATTCAGGACGCCGGAAAATCTTCTACGGCCAGGGCTCTTAATGTTTATGAAACTTCTTCAGGTCAGCTTATTTTTTCTGGAAATTATTATAAGGATATTTTTCTTGAAGAAGATTCGATTGTTGTCGCTGAAATATATAATTCATGGAATATAGGAAACGGTTATATTTCAAAAGAATCAATAAAAAAAGCAGAAGAGTTTAAGGAAAGTCTGTCTGCTGAAAATCTGAAAAAAGGCGAGATTCTTGTTTTGTACAGGCTTAACCTTAAAACGACGAAGATGGAATATATCAGGTGTGTCCTGTCTGTAAAGCAGAAGGCTGCATTTTAA
- a CDS encoding PHP domain-containing protein produces MIDLHTHSTASDGTKTPSELIRYAVSKGISVLALTDHDTTAGLEEASREAGLVREEGTDFTFIPGIELNIQWPTGEFHLLGLGIKSPSAKLKEIEKFLEEERLSRNIKMAEKLRAQGAQITVEEVMQNFNTAMIGRPHFADCMVKKGIVKNRQEAFDRYFAKGRPCYTERTGADLEESCIAIKESGGIPVQAHPMSMYISWGKMDETIKRIRNCGVQGLEAWHPGVRVAEAERLEKIAGVLGMIVTAGSDFHGEKVRADRMIGHTAGKRIIEDRFYTENLKPALEQSDFSRFI; encoded by the coding sequence ATGATTGATTTACACACTCACTCAACAGCTTCCGACGGAACAAAAACCCCGTCTGAGCTTATACGATATGCAGTTTCAAAAGGAATATCAGTTCTTGCACTGACGGACCATGATACGACAGCAGGACTGGAAGAAGCTTCAAGAGAAGCAGGCTTAGTAAGAGAAGAAGGAACGGATTTTACATTTATCCCTGGAATAGAACTTAATATTCAATGGCCCACGGGAGAATTTCATCTGCTGGGGCTGGGAATAAAATCACCTTCAGCAAAACTGAAGGAAATCGAAAAATTTCTTGAAGAAGAAAGGCTCAGCCGCAATATAAAAATGGCAGAAAAACTCAGGGCCCAGGGAGCACAGATAACAGTCGAGGAAGTAATGCAGAACTTCAACACGGCAATGATAGGACGTCCTCATTTTGCAGACTGCATGGTAAAAAAAGGAATAGTAAAAAACAGGCAGGAAGCCTTTGACAGATATTTTGCAAAAGGCAGACCGTGCTACACAGAACGAACCGGTGCAGATCTTGAAGAATCCTGTATTGCAATAAAAGAATCAGGAGGAATTCCGGTTCAGGCACATCCTATGAGCATGTACATTTCATGGGGAAAAATGGACGAGACTATAAAACGTATAAGAAACTGCGGCGTTCAGGGACTTGAAGCCTGGCATCCCGGAGTAAGAGTTGCAGAAGCAGAACGACTGGAAAAAATTGCCGGAGTTCTTGGAATGATAGTAACAGCAGGAAGTGACTTTCATGGAGAAAAAGTAAGGGCAGACAGAATGATCGGCCACACGGCAGGAAAAAGGATCATAGAAGACAGGTTCTATACCGAAAACCTGAAGCCTGCCCTTGAACAGTCAGACTTTTCCAGATTCATATAA
- a CDS encoding Crp/Fnr family transcriptional regulator yields the protein MPKAVSYAQGAIIFFSGDRDDHIYIVQSGLILNQEVDIETGQQITEKLKPGEFFGVKSTLARMPHMVTAYAATDSVVIVMSLQEFEKLFANKRDVTEKMLRVFSKTLREIHHKMQSILHNDAVAIPQDVGMMMVAKAFYDDDEFFSCASVLTRLLEKMPDAGNKEAAEKLLADAKVKAEQDAHNKQTAVSSVDTSDDASLKQFSAPIFQRFTKEFKKGEVIVTEFEPGETFYLIKSGDVQIVKCITGQNKNLDILHKGEFFGEMAILDKSPRTATCVAHTDVSLLEFNKENFASLVLGNPHLVMNLLKLFCKRIYDQQRSIKIILIKEINVRICDVFLMYDERIVSPESELMNQRRTFNITVNDIAHWAGISVATAKEELNKLAAKDKIQLFDGYINIMNIRDMKRVVDSYYSNLSQKS from the coding sequence ATGCCTAAGGCTGTTTCTTATGCACAGGGAGCGATAATTTTTTTCTCAGGAGACAGGGATGATCACATTTACATTGTTCAATCCGGGCTTATTTTAAATCAGGAAGTTGATATAGAAACAGGGCAGCAGATTACGGAAAAGCTCAAGCCTGGTGAATTTTTTGGTGTAAAAAGTACTCTTGCACGTATGCCTCATATGGTAACGGCTTATGCTGCTACGGACTCTGTTGTTATAGTTATGTCCCTCCAGGAATTTGAAAAACTTTTTGCAAATAAACGGGATGTTACGGAGAAAATGCTCCGGGTTTTCAGTAAGACGCTGAGGGAAATTCACCATAAAATGCAGTCAATCCTTCATAATGATGCAGTTGCCATACCTCAGGATGTGGGAATGATGATGGTGGCAAAAGCTTTCTATGATGATGATGAGTTTTTCAGCTGTGCAAGTGTTCTTACAAGACTTCTGGAAAAAATGCCTGATGCAGGTAATAAGGAAGCTGCAGAAAAACTGCTTGCTGATGCAAAAGTGAAGGCGGAACAGGATGCTCACAATAAGCAGACTGCTGTTTCTTCCGTTGATACTTCGGATGATGCATCTCTTAAACAGTTCTCGGCACCGATTTTCCAGCGCTTTACAAAAGAATTCAAGAAGGGAGAGGTTATAGTTACTGAGTTTGAACCTGGAGAAACCTTCTATCTTATTAAGTCTGGTGACGTTCAGATTGTAAAATGCATAACAGGTCAGAATAAAAATCTGGATATTCTTCACAAGGGAGAATTCTTTGGAGAAATGGCAATTCTTGATAAATCTCCAAGAACTGCTACCTGCGTTGCTCATACAGATGTTTCACTTCTGGAATTCAATAAAGAAAATTTTGCTTCTCTTGTTTTAGGAAATCCTCATCTTGTAATGAATCTTCTTAAGCTTTTCTGTAAGCGTATTTATGACCAGCAGCGTTCGATTAAAATTATTCTTATAAAGGAGATAAATGTCCGGATCTGTGATGTTTTTCTTATGTATGATGAGCGTATTGTATCTCCTGAATCAGAACTTATGAATCAGCGCCGTACTTTTAATATTACTGTAAACGATATTGCTCATTGGGCTGGAATTTCAGTAGCAACAGCTAAGGAAGAACTTAATAAACTTGCTGCAAAAGACAAAATACAGCTTTTTGACGGATATATTAATATAATGAATATTCGTGACATGAAGAGGGTTGTAGATTCTTACTATTCAAATCTGTCTCAGAAAAGCTGA
- the larC gene encoding nickel pincer cofactor biosynthesis protein LarC, whose translation MKQLYFECSSGISGDMAVAALLDAGASEAKLREALSTVKLEGYKIQISKVKKSGIECTDFNVILDSKDSGLDHDMEYLYGHLHNSSEHQHEEHHHEHEHHHHEHEEHHHHTSLAKINEIIEDSGIPQNAKVLAKKIFSIIASAEAKAHGTSPELVHFHETGGIDSIVDIISFAVCMDDLKADRVCIKSISEGCGTVRCMHGILPVPVPATTYIAEEHSLPLCITNVQGELVTPTGAAIAAAVRTDTELPETFIIKKTGLGAGKRNHTIPSILRVMIIEPSQKEDSVYKLETDIDDSTPETIGFVMDELLKNNAKEVHCIPCFMKKNRPGYTLEVICSIEDRKLMETLIFTHTSTIGIRRQLLNRTVLEREMLTVNTSFGPVRVKKIIAPEKIRLVPEYEDVAETARKNNLSFYDTYNRITAEAEQTYGC comes from the coding sequence ATGAAACAACTGTATTTTGAATGCAGCAGCGGTATAAGCGGAGACATGGCAGTAGCAGCACTTCTTGATGCAGGTGCAAGCGAAGCAAAACTCAGGGAAGCACTTTCTACAGTAAAGCTTGAAGGATATAAAATTCAGATTTCAAAAGTAAAAAAAAGCGGAATCGAATGCACGGACTTTAACGTAATCCTTGACAGCAAAGACTCAGGCCTTGATCATGACATGGAATATCTTTACGGGCATCTTCATAATTCCTCTGAACATCAGCACGAGGAACACCATCATGAACATGAACACCATCATCATGAACACGAAGAACATCATCACCATACTTCCCTTGCAAAAATAAATGAGATTATAGAAGACAGCGGCATTCCTCAAAATGCAAAAGTTCTTGCAAAAAAAATATTCAGCATAATTGCTTCGGCAGAGGCTAAAGCCCACGGAACATCTCCAGAGCTGGTTCACTTTCACGAAACAGGAGGAATTGACTCCATCGTTGACATCATTTCCTTTGCAGTATGCATGGATGACCTTAAAGCCGACAGAGTCTGCATAAAATCAATTTCTGAAGGCTGTGGAACTGTAAGATGCATGCATGGAATACTTCCAGTCCCTGTTCCTGCAACAACATACATTGCAGAAGAACATTCCCTTCCCCTCTGCATCACAAACGTCCAGGGAGAACTGGTAACGCCAACAGGAGCAGCAATAGCGGCAGCCGTCCGTACTGACACTGAACTTCCGGAAACATTCATCATAAAAAAAACAGGTCTGGGAGCAGGCAAAAGAAACCATACGATTCCGTCAATACTCAGAGTAATGATTATAGAACCTTCCCAAAAAGAGGATTCCGTATATAAACTTGAAACGGACATTGATGACAGCACCCCGGAAACAATAGGCTTCGTCATGGATGAGCTTTTAAAAAACAACGCAAAAGAAGTTCACTGCATTCCCTGCTTTATGAAAAAAAACAGGCCGGGATACACACTTGAGGTCATCTGCAGCATAGAAGACAGAAAACTCATGGAAACACTTATTTTTACCCATACGAGCACAATCGGCATAAGGCGTCAGCTTCTGAACAGAACCGTTCTTGAAAGGGAAATGCTTACGGTAAATACATCCTTCGGTCCGGTAAGAGTAAAAAAAATAATTGCACCGGAAAAAATACGTCTTGTCCCTGAATACGAAGATGTTGCAGAAACCGCAAGAAAAAACAACCTGAGTTTTTATGATACATACAACCGTATTACTGCTGAAGCAGAACAAACATACGGATGTTAA